Proteins from a single region of Nakamurella deserti:
- a CDS encoding GGDEF domain-containing protein produces MPHREAARTSRLVDVLVEFALLMTQDPPLTTVLQFLVDNATGVLPATAASVVMYPPEGTRPIVAASDFWALEQERRHAAREDSSDGNGSADDVAGRAGVPIRDGRSAVPSWIGLGDGLLTTSTVPLRHAETRLGALHLYRTESGVPGAFPVAAAQQLADVGAAYLMSTYRRLELQRVSELSRQEALHDPLTGLPNRTLMVERLRHACERSRRSGLAAAVLYIDLDGFKAVNDTLGHTAGDQLLVAVSTRLRSLLRPPDTLARLHGDEFVLMCEDLAEPAHAADIARRLQAVLDEPLAVGGTDVVLRASVGVVLTDAGTVDAHQVLVDADRAMYEAKRRGGAQFWFDDRRRG; encoded by the coding sequence ATGCCGCACAGAGAGGCCGCCCGGACCAGCCGACTCGTCGACGTGCTGGTCGAGTTCGCACTGCTGATGACGCAGGATCCTCCGCTGACCACCGTGCTGCAGTTCCTCGTCGACAACGCGACCGGCGTCCTGCCGGCCACCGCGGCGAGCGTGGTCATGTACCCACCCGAGGGCACACGGCCGATCGTGGCGGCGTCGGATTTCTGGGCGCTGGAACAGGAACGACGGCACGCCGCACGGGAGGACTCCAGCGACGGGAACGGCTCCGCGGACGACGTCGCCGGCCGGGCGGGAGTCCCGATCAGGGACGGCCGCTCGGCGGTCCCCTCGTGGATCGGGTTGGGCGACGGCCTGCTGACCACGTCGACCGTCCCGCTGCGGCACGCGGAGACGCGCCTGGGCGCACTGCATCTGTACCGGACCGAGTCCGGGGTGCCGGGTGCGTTCCCGGTGGCCGCCGCCCAGCAGCTGGCCGATGTCGGCGCGGCCTACCTGATGAGCACCTACCGGCGGCTCGAGCTGCAGCGGGTCTCCGAGCTCAGCCGCCAGGAAGCCCTGCACGACCCGTTGACCGGTCTGCCCAACCGCACCCTGATGGTGGAGCGGCTGCGCCACGCCTGCGAGCGCAGCCGCCGCAGCGGTCTCGCCGCCGCCGTCCTGTACATCGATCTCGACGGCTTCAAGGCGGTCAACGACACCCTCGGGCACACGGCGGGCGATCAGTTGCTGGTCGCCGTCTCGACCCGGCTCAGGAGCCTGCTGCGGCCGCCGGACACCCTGGCCCGGCTGCACGGTGACGAGTTCGTGCTGATGTGCGAGGACCTGGCGGAACCGGCACACGCGGCCGACATCGCCCGCCGCCTGCAGGCCGTGCTCGACGAGCCGCTGGCCGTCGGGGGGACCGACGTCGTCCTGCGGGCCAGCGTCGGGGTGGTGCTGACCGACGCCGGGACCGTGGACGCCCACCAGGTCCTGGTCGACGCCGACCGCGCCATGTACGAGGCGAAACGTCGTGGCGGGGCGCAGTTCTGGTTCGACGACCGACGGCGCGGCTGA